A portion of the Mesobacillus boroniphilus genome contains these proteins:
- a CDS encoding MBL fold metallo-hydrolase: MSLHFSVLASGSTGNAIYVETEGQSFLVDAGMSGKQMDALFKQIGREMKDLSGILVTHEHSDHIKGIGIVARKYKLPIYANEKTWKAMDGLIGEVPLDQKFNFDMETVKSFGGLDIESFGVSHDAAEPMFYVFHKDGKKLVLITDTGYVSDRMKGIISNADAYVFESNHDVQMLRMGRYPWSVKRRILSDYGHVSNEDAAVAMSEVAGDNTKRIYLAHLSLDNNMKDLARMSVTQTLEGRGILVGEQFDLIDTDPKTPTPLTVI, from the coding sequence ATGAGTTTGCATTTTAGTGTTCTCGCTAGCGGGAGTACGGGAAATGCGATCTATGTGGAGACGGAGGGCCAATCCTTTTTAGTGGATGCCGGAATGAGCGGCAAACAGATGGATGCTTTATTTAAGCAAATAGGCCGAGAAATGAAAGACCTCTCTGGGATATTAGTGACGCATGAACATAGCGATCATATAAAAGGCATAGGAATCGTTGCCCGTAAGTATAAGCTGCCAATCTATGCGAATGAAAAGACATGGAAAGCGATGGATGGCTTGATTGGGGAAGTCCCGCTGGACCAAAAGTTCAACTTTGATATGGAAACCGTGAAATCATTCGGAGGCCTCGATATTGAGTCCTTTGGAGTGTCGCATGACGCGGCAGAGCCGATGTTTTATGTATTCCATAAGGACGGCAAGAAATTGGTGCTGATCACAGACACGGGCTATGTCAGCGACAGGATGAAAGGAATCATTTCCAATGCAGACGCGTACGTGTTTGAAAGCAATCATGATGTCCAGATGCTGAGAATGGGAAGATATCCTTGGAGCGTAAAGCGACGGATCCTCAGCGATTACGGTCATGTCTCAAATGAGGATGCTGCTGTTGCGATGAGCGAAGTAGCTGGAGATAATACAAAGAGGATTTACCTTGCCCACTTGAGCCTTGATAACAATATGAAGGACCTTGCAAGGATGTCAGTCACCCAGACCCTGGAAGGCAGGGGCATCTTAGTAGGTGAACAGTTCGATTTGATAGATACAGATCCGAAGACTCCGACACCTTTGACAGTAATTTAG
- a CDS encoding M23 family metallopeptidase, translating into MNNLKHRLSNLAGKTSREMKPAIKKSIMAAVTVAALSFGAGNAALAADSGLTTVYYVYLNNEFVGTVADKTQVEQLVEDKLTSVKEEYADLDVELGLDVSFIPEQVFSSATSANTGEVLEMLKDEMTVQAEASALVIGDKPVAYVKDQEAANEVIRTLMLQYITEEELAEVENRKNSPNLPVPEVKENETRILDVHFTQEVSQSEEKVDPEKVLSVEEAVQLLKKGTLEEQKYQVKEGDVLGSIANSHNLKLAELLSLNEGLTEDAVLKPGQELNVTVLKPFIEVIVDRQVYTEEEVPFEREVIKDSSMFKGDTKKKQEGQVGMKGVTSSLTEQNGRVIKKEVINEVVLDEPVTEIVIKGTKVVPSRGDGTFVWPTNGGYVSSRQGYRWSRMHKGIDIARPSNYTIKAADNGNVVYAGNKGDGYGNKIIIDHNNGYRTMYAHLASISVNVGQTVSRGSSIGIMGRTGNSTGIHLHFEVYQNGKIIDPLSKLP; encoded by the coding sequence ATGAATAATTTAAAACATAGGCTGTCCAATCTTGCCGGCAAAACATCTAGAGAGATGAAGCCAGCAATAAAAAAGTCGATCATGGCTGCAGTAACTGTAGCTGCATTGTCTTTCGGTGCAGGAAATGCTGCACTTGCGGCGGATTCTGGCTTAACAACTGTGTATTATGTATATTTAAATAATGAATTTGTAGGTACTGTAGCAGATAAGACACAAGTAGAACAACTGGTAGAAGATAAGTTGACATCCGTCAAGGAGGAATACGCGGATCTTGATGTCGAGCTTGGTTTAGACGTATCTTTTATTCCTGAGCAGGTGTTCAGCTCAGCCACCAGTGCAAATACAGGTGAAGTATTAGAAATGCTTAAAGACGAGATGACTGTCCAAGCTGAAGCGTCAGCTCTTGTCATCGGTGATAAGCCTGTTGCCTATGTAAAAGATCAAGAAGCTGCAAATGAAGTCATTAGGACATTAATGCTGCAATACATTACTGAAGAAGAATTGGCCGAGGTGGAAAATAGAAAGAATTCTCCTAATCTACCTGTACCCGAAGTAAAAGAAAATGAAACTCGTATATTAGACGTTCACTTCACTCAAGAAGTTTCACAATCTGAAGAAAAAGTTGATCCTGAAAAAGTACTTTCTGTTGAGGAAGCAGTCCAGCTTCTTAAAAAGGGTACTCTAGAGGAACAGAAGTATCAGGTTAAAGAAGGGGATGTGTTAGGAAGCATCGCGAATTCACATAACCTGAAGCTTGCTGAATTGCTTTCTTTAAATGAAGGTCTTACTGAAGACGCTGTACTGAAACCGGGACAGGAATTAAATGTTACTGTCTTGAAGCCATTCATTGAAGTTATTGTTGATCGCCAGGTGTATACTGAGGAAGAAGTGCCTTTCGAAAGAGAAGTCATTAAAGATTCATCCATGTTCAAGGGCGATACGAAAAAGAAGCAGGAAGGCCAGGTTGGTATGAAGGGCGTTACTTCCTCGCTGACCGAACAAAATGGCAGGGTAATCAAGAAAGAAGTTATTAATGAAGTCGTGCTTGATGAACCTGTGACGGAAATCGTCATCAAAGGAACAAAAGTTGTTCCTTCACGCGGAGATGGAACCTTCGTATGGCCGACAAATGGCGGATATGTTTCCAGCCGTCAGGGATATCGCTGGAGCAGGATGCATAAAGGAATCGATATCGCAAGGCCAAGCAACTACACTATCAAGGCTGCTGATAATGGGAACGTAGTATATGCTGGTAACAAGGGTGATGGATATGGAAACAAAATCATCATCGACCACAATAACGGCTACCGCACAATGTATGCACACCTTGCATCCATCTCAGTGAACGTAGGCCAGACAGTTTCTCGCGGCTCGAGTATCGGTATCATGGGAAGAACCGGTAATTCCACTGGAATACATCTTCATTTTGAAGTATACCAAAATGGCAAGATTATCGACCCGTTGTCTAAATTACCTTAA
- the yycF gene encoding response regulator YycF, translating to MEKKILVVDDEKPIADILQFNLKKEGYDVYCAYDGNQAVEMVEEVQPDLILLDIMLPMRDGMEVCREVRKKYEMPIIMLTAKDSEIDKVLGLELGADDYVTKPFSTRELIARVKANLRRHQQNAIKEDEKEESNEITVGSLTIHPDAYVVSKRGETIELTHREFELLHYLAKHIGQVMTREHLLQTVWGYDYYGDVRTVDVTVRRLREKIEDNPSHPTWIVTRRGVGYYLRNSEQE from the coding sequence ATGGAGAAAAAAATCCTGGTAGTAGACGATGAAAAACCAATTGCAGATATTCTACAGTTCAATCTTAAAAAAGAGGGTTATGATGTTTACTGTGCGTATGATGGGAACCAGGCAGTTGAAATGGTGGAGGAAGTTCAGCCAGATTTGATTCTGCTGGATATCATGCTGCCGATGCGTGATGGCATGGAGGTATGCCGTGAGGTCCGTAAAAAATACGAGATGCCGATTATCATGCTTACTGCAAAAGACTCTGAAATCGATAAAGTGCTAGGCCTTGAACTTGGGGCGGATGACTATGTCACAAAGCCATTCAGCACAAGGGAATTGATTGCACGGGTAAAAGCAAACTTGCGCCGCCACCAGCAGAATGCAATTAAAGAAGATGAGAAAGAAGAATCGAATGAAATCACGGTTGGTTCCTTGACCATCCACCCTGACGCTTATGTTGTTTCCAAAAGAGGAGAAACAATCGAATTGACACACCGTGAATTCGAGCTTCTCCATTATCTTGCCAAACATATTGGACAAGTCATGACACGGGAGCATCTGTTGCAGACAGTCTGGGGCTATGACTATTATGGGGATGTCCGGACAGTAGACGTAACTGTAAGACGTTTGCGCGAAAAGATTGAGGATAACCCAAGCCACCCGACATGGATCGTGACAAGACGAGGAGTAGGCTATTATTTAAGAAACTCTGAGCAGGAGTAA
- a CDS encoding S1C family serine protease, whose product MGYYDQDFQSRYKPQNSRKGGFFWASLAGGIIGALLVIFSIPLLSNLDVLPYKIEPTNQAAVTDEEPAEENEEGNTTKKNVSIDVYSQITEAVDKAGDAVVGITNIQESTSFWGQSQESGGTGSGVVYKKDGDKAYIVTNHHVVADASNLEVSLSDGTKIPAKILGSDIWTDLAVLEVPADQIKVVAEFGNSDKLKPGEPVIAIGNPLGLTFSGSVTQGIISGLERAIPVDINQDGTPDWQAEVLQTDAAINPGNSGGALINIDGQVIGINSMKIAQNAVEGIGLSIPINYASPIIEDLEKTGEVQRPFMGVELASINEISSYHQENILKLPNEINYGVAIRGVQPNSPAAEAGLMEYDVIVEMDGEEIRDVVDLRKHLYNKKKVGDDMQIKYYRNGQLEETTMKLGGETL is encoded by the coding sequence ATGGGTTATTATGATCAGGATTTTCAAAGCAGGTATAAACCTCAAAACAGCAGGAAAGGCGGCTTTTTCTGGGCCAGCCTGGCAGGTGGAATCATAGGTGCGTTATTGGTGATCTTCTCGATTCCCTTATTATCTAACTTGGATGTGCTGCCATACAAAATTGAGCCGACTAATCAGGCAGCTGTAACCGACGAAGAGCCTGCGGAAGAAAATGAAGAAGGCAATACTACTAAAAAAAATGTATCTATTGATGTTTACTCTCAAATTACCGAAGCTGTCGACAAGGCTGGAGATGCAGTAGTCGGCATTACGAATATCCAGGAGAGCACGAGCTTCTGGGGACAATCTCAGGAATCGGGTGGAACAGGATCTGGAGTGGTTTATAAGAAGGATGGCGACAAAGCATATATTGTTACAAACCACCATGTTGTCGCAGATGCGTCCAATCTGGAGGTCAGCCTGAGTGACGGTACAAAAATTCCAGCAAAGATATTAGGCAGCGATATTTGGACTGACCTCGCCGTGTTGGAAGTACCTGCTGATCAAATTAAAGTCGTTGCTGAATTTGGCAACTCTGATAAGCTGAAGCCTGGTGAACCGGTTATCGCAATTGGAAATCCGCTGGGACTTACTTTTTCAGGATCTGTTACTCAAGGAATTATCTCTGGTTTAGAACGCGCTATTCCGGTCGATATCAACCAGGATGGAACACCAGACTGGCAGGCGGAAGTTCTTCAGACCGATGCGGCAATCAACCCTGGAAATAGTGGAGGAGCGTTGATCAATATTGATGGACAGGTGATTGGCATCAACTCAATGAAAATCGCGCAAAATGCTGTTGAAGGCATCGGTTTATCCATCCCGATCAATTATGCCTCGCCAATCATTGAAGATTTAGAGAAGACTGGGGAAGTACAGCGGCCATTCATGGGCGTTGAGCTAGCTTCGATAAATGAAATTTCCTCCTATCACCAGGAAAATATATTAAAGCTCCCTAATGAAATAAATTATGGTGTTGCCATTAGAGGGGTTCAGCCGAATTCACCTGCAGCAGAGGCTGGATTGATGGAATATGATGTCATTGTCGAAATGGACGGAGAAGAAATCCGAGATGTCGTTGATCTTCGAAAGCACCTTTACAATAAAAAGAAGGTCGGAGATGATATGCAGATCAAGTACTATCGAAACGGCCAGCTGGAAGAAACGACAATGAAGTTAGGCGGAGAAACATTATAG
- a CDS encoding YycH family regulatory protein yields the protein MTYENIKTVILTLLVVLSGLLTWNIWTYQPDYEIVNNQKTVEEVSIATQKELKKIVKPHQVIYHVNGKQFGSVGNGYIDDLIGVISKWKYFDLKKYPGRISEFNEKIAYGDNTEIIFPDEVPIELYKRVLNIDVKDMPKFDFDRIIINSETQQKQEGIVYFYSQKNQEAYVSNVSPSYINDFTKKFYDSAGRLTPYFLHTVTDIKKMYLPTEKVKMVLHTYYQNPLDSEQFKEALFTDPSFVQRSIVDGIEEYTDDASKMIVDTDTNMINYVNPVRSGDSVIGTNNVLQKSIEFVNGHGGWTEAYRYVYKDDFNQNVLFRLYSKEGYPVFNQIGMSEIYQQWRQSEISRYVRPGFHLELPLNPDVVTKTLPSGYEALDHLQHKKDFKPELLQNLMPGYYMTQGPEDSLILLEPGWFYLYDQEWRQLIWEEELNNGLE from the coding sequence ATGACATATGAAAATATTAAAACGGTAATTTTAACACTTCTCGTTGTTCTAAGTGGTTTGTTAACCTGGAATATTTGGACGTATCAACCGGACTATGAGATTGTAAATAATCAAAAGACGGTGGAAGAAGTAAGCATTGCCACGCAGAAGGAACTAAAGAAAATTGTCAAGCCACACCAGGTGATCTACCATGTGAATGGAAAACAGTTTGGCTCGGTAGGGAATGGCTATATTGATGATCTAATCGGAGTTATTTCGAAATGGAAGTACTTCGATTTGAAAAAATATCCCGGGCGAATCAGTGAGTTTAATGAGAAAATTGCCTATGGAGACAATACTGAGATTATTTTCCCCGATGAGGTACCGATTGAACTCTACAAGAGGGTACTTAATATCGATGTAAAAGATATGCCGAAATTTGATTTCGACCGAATTATCATTAATTCCGAGACCCAGCAAAAGCAAGAGGGAATTGTTTATTTTTATTCCCAAAAAAATCAGGAAGCATATGTAAGTAATGTAAGTCCATCCTATATAAATGATTTTACGAAGAAATTTTATGACTCAGCAGGAAGGCTGACACCATATTTCCTTCATACTGTTACCGATATCAAGAAGATGTACCTGCCGACTGAAAAAGTAAAAATGGTGTTGCACACATACTATCAGAATCCACTTGATTCGGAACAGTTCAAGGAAGCCTTGTTCACAGACCCGAGCTTTGTACAGCGCAGTATAGTCGATGGAATTGAGGAATATACGGATGATGCCAGTAAAATGATCGTTGACACCGATACAAACATGATTAACTATGTGAATCCTGTCAGGAGTGGCGATTCGGTCATTGGTACCAACAATGTGCTCCAGAAGAGTATTGAGTTTGTTAATGGCCATGGTGGCTGGACGGAAGCTTATCGTTACGTTTATAAGGATGATTTTAACCAGAATGTCCTATTCCGTCTGTACAGTAAGGAAGGATATCCTGTGTTTAACCAGATCGGGATGTCCGAGATTTATCAACAGTGGAGACAATCAGAAATCAGCAGATATGTCCGTCCAGGGTTCCATTTGGAGCTGCCTTTGAATCCAGATGTCGTCACAAAGACATTGCCATCTGGATATGAAGCACTGGATCACCTCCAGCACAAGAAGGATTTTAAACCAGAATTGCTGCAAAACCTTATGCCGGGCTACTATATGACGCAGGGACCAGAAGATTCATTAATTCTGCTGGAACCAGGCTGGTTCTATTTATACGATCAGGAATGGCGACAGCTGATTTGGGAGGAGGAATTGAATAATGGATTGGAGTAG
- a CDS encoding CxxH/CxxC protein: MKYCCGEHVELALDEAVDEFETAPQLTKLESVDNSEFVCGYCGQPAIYIVANE; this comes from the coding sequence ATGAAGTATTGCTGCGGTGAACATGTAGAATTAGCGCTGGATGAAGCAGTTGATGAGTTTGAAACAGCCCCTCAATTAACAAAGTTAGAGTCTGTTGATAACTCAGAGTTTGTCTGTGGATACTGTGGACAACCTGCTATATATATTGTGGCGAACGAATGA
- the rlmH gene encoding 23S rRNA (pseudouridine(1915)-N(3))-methyltransferase RlmH, protein MNISIVTVGKLKEKYLKQGIEEYLKRLGSYAKVEVIEVPDEKAPEELSETEMIQVKQKEGERILAKIGSDAYVIALAINGKLKSSEELADTLDKLATYGKSKIAFVIGGSLGLSDEVLKRADEQLSFSKMTFPHQLMRLILVEQIYRAFRINRGEPYHK, encoded by the coding sequence GTGAATATCTCAATCGTTACGGTTGGAAAATTAAAAGAAAAGTATCTCAAACAGGGGATCGAGGAATACTTAAAACGACTTGGAAGCTATGCGAAAGTAGAAGTCATTGAAGTACCAGATGAAAAAGCGCCAGAGGAATTAAGTGAAACAGAGATGATCCAGGTTAAGCAAAAAGAAGGCGAGCGGATCCTTGCGAAAATCGGGTCAGATGCATATGTCATTGCTCTGGCCATCAACGGGAAGCTGAAATCATCTGAAGAACTTGCAGACACTCTTGATAAACTAGCGACGTACGGAAAAAGTAAAATCGCCTTTGTCATCGGTGGGTCGCTTGGACTTAGTGATGAAGTTTTAAAGAGGGCAGATGAGCAACTAAGTTTTTCGAAGATGACCTTTCCCCATCAGCTGATGCGGCTGATTTTGGTTGAGCAGATCTATCGCGCTTTTAGGATTAATCGGGGGGAACCGTATCACAAATAG
- a CDS encoding two-component system regulatory protein YycI, with amino-acid sequence MDWSRIKTIFILTFLVLDIYLVYQFMNTRDAAQYEIPKEAPLEEKLKNDDITYGELPDTKKKEQYLSVRTKVFTTEEMAKVKGQTVSLGDGTSIEAKLEKPIKLTSKFQPAELSTFIKGNIFAGEQYKFWNKNDEARTITYYQEYDNKTFYYNSNSKLTFFLNDNNEVTSYKQTYLEIIDELSDAEELLPPLRALETLYKKGLLKPKSKITDFELGYSTLVSLTASHVVTPTWRIEVNGKENLFVHAFEGRVIPLYDGENKTTTE; translated from the coding sequence ATGGATTGGAGTAGAATCAAGACAATCTTTATTCTCACCTTCCTCGTCCTGGATATTTACCTTGTATACCAGTTTATGAATACAAGGGATGCTGCCCAGTATGAAATTCCTAAAGAAGCGCCTCTGGAGGAAAAGCTGAAGAATGACGATATCACCTATGGTGAACTTCCTGATACGAAAAAGAAAGAACAGTATCTTAGTGTCAGGACGAAAGTATTTACCACTGAGGAAATGGCAAAGGTCAAGGGACAGACAGTCAGCCTTGGGGATGGGACATCAATTGAGGCCAAGCTCGAAAAACCAATTAAATTAACTAGCAAATTCCAGCCAGCGGAGCTGTCTACTTTTATAAAAGGAAATATTTTCGCTGGTGAACAGTATAAGTTCTGGAATAAAAATGATGAAGCTAGAACGATTACCTATTACCAGGAATACGACAATAAGACATTTTACTATAACAGCAATTCGAAATTAACATTCTTCTTGAATGATAATAATGAAGTGACTTCGTATAAGCAAACGTATTTGGAGATCATCGATGAACTCTCGGATGCAGAAGAATTGCTGCCGCCATTAAGGGCGCTGGAAACTCTATATAAAAAAGGTTTGCTCAAGCCGAAGAGTAAAATCACAGATTTTGAATTGGGATATTCCACTCTTGTTTCACTGACTGCATCGCATGTAGTGACACCAACGTGGAGGATTGAAGTCAATGGCAAGGAAAACCTTTTTGTACATGCATTCGAAGGTCGGGTCATCCCGTTGTATGACGGAGAAAATAAAACAACTACGGAGTGA
- the walK gene encoding cell wall metabolism sensor histidine kinase WalK has protein sequence MKKVGFFRSIHLKFVLIYVLLILVAMQIIGVYFVRKLETTLMTNYQESVKSRVDLLVYDIQEELVKERGKEDPTKEEAIRQILRDYKANDISEIRVIDGSSFKILGTSSLSNQGMVGQRTPDVKIKRSIIFEEDEDVIQLKANERVWVLSTPIMHNSEAIGAVYLVAKIDDIFDQMNDINKILATGTAIALIFTAILGVLLAQTITRPISDMRKQALAMTRGNFSRKVKVYGYDEIGQLAITFNNLTKKLQEAQATTEGEKRKLSSVISYMTDGVISTDRKGRIILINDPAAQMLGVPRETVLSQPLVSVLGLDENYTFDDLLQEKDSIVLDYSTKTKPFILRANFSVIQKESGFVNGLIAVLYDITEQEKIDMERREFVANVSHELRTPLTTMRSYLEALAEGAWRDEEIAPNFLETTRGETERMIRLVNDLLQLSKLDSVDYRLSKEWVNFPVFFNRIIDRFEMTKEQNVSFKRNITDDAIFVEIDEDKITQVLDNIISNAMKYSPEGGTITFRVKELDDQIIASISDEGVGIPKDNLDKIFDRFYRVDKARTRKLGGTGLGLAIAKEMVNAHGGSIWAESVEGKGTTVQFTLPYDRSAEDDWS, from the coding sequence ATGAAAAAGGTAGGTTTTTTTCGATCAATACACCTTAAATTTGTGCTTATATACGTCCTGCTTATTCTCGTTGCCATGCAAATTATCGGAGTTTACTTTGTCCGCAAACTTGAGACGACCCTCATGACGAATTACCAGGAATCTGTAAAATCCCGGGTGGACCTGCTAGTTTATGATATACAGGAAGAACTGGTCAAGGAGCGCGGGAAGGAAGATCCTACGAAAGAGGAAGCGATTAGGCAAATCTTAAGAGATTATAAAGCCAATGATATTTCCGAAATCCGGGTAATTGACGGGAGCAGTTTTAAAATACTCGGAACATCAAGCCTTAGCAATCAGGGGATGGTGGGACAGAGGACTCCTGACGTCAAGATCAAGCGTTCAATCATCTTTGAAGAAGATGAAGACGTCATTCAGTTGAAAGCAAACGAAAGAGTTTGGGTACTGTCAACACCTATTATGCATAATAGTGAAGCGATAGGCGCTGTCTATCTAGTAGCCAAGATTGATGATATTTTTGACCAGATGAATGATATCAATAAAATCCTGGCTACCGGAACAGCCATTGCCCTGATTTTCACAGCTATTTTAGGAGTCTTGCTGGCGCAGACGATTACCAGACCGATATCAGATATGCGCAAACAAGCACTGGCGATGACGCGCGGCAATTTTTCCAGGAAGGTAAAAGTGTATGGTTACGATGAAATCGGCCAGCTTGCGATAACTTTTAACAACCTGACGAAAAAGCTGCAGGAGGCACAGGCAACAACTGAAGGGGAGAAAAGGAAGCTTTCCTCTGTCATTTCCTATATGACCGACGGGGTCATTTCTACAGATCGGAAAGGGCGCATCATCCTAATAAATGACCCTGCTGCACAAATGCTTGGTGTTCCACGTGAAACAGTGCTGTCGCAGCCGTTAGTTTCTGTACTTGGACTGGATGAGAATTATACTTTTGATGATCTGCTCCAGGAAAAAGACTCAATTGTCCTGGATTACAGTACGAAAACCAAACCTTTCATCCTTCGTGCAAACTTTTCAGTCATACAGAAGGAAAGCGGCTTTGTAAATGGATTGATTGCTGTCCTTTATGATATTACTGAACAGGAAAAAATCGATATGGAAAGACGCGAATTCGTTGCGAATGTTTCCCATGAGCTGCGGACTCCGTTGACAACGATGCGCAGCTATCTGGAGGCGCTGGCAGAAGGAGCATGGAGGGATGAGGAAATTGCTCCAAACTTCCTTGAGACCACCCGGGGTGAAACTGAGCGGATGATCCGCCTTGTTAACGATTTGCTTCAGCTTTCAAAATTGGATAGTGTAGATTATCGCCTCTCAAAGGAATGGGTCAACTTTCCGGTCTTTTTTAACAGAATCATTGATCGTTTCGAAATGACGAAAGAACAAAACGTATCTTTTAAAAGAAATATCACGGATGATGCGATTTTCGTAGAAATAGATGAGGATAAAATCACGCAAGTACTCGATAATATCATTTCTAACGCCATGAAGTATTCCCCAGAAGGCGGTACGATTACGTTCAGAGTGAAAGAGCTGGATGACCAGATTATTGCGAGTATTTCTGATGAAGGGGTTGGCATCCCGAAAGATAACCTTGATAAAATTTTCGATCGTTTCTACCGGGTCGATAAAGCCAGGACACGTAAACTTGGCGGAACAGGACTTGGGCTAGCTATCGCCAAGGAAATGGTCAATGCCCACGGGGGAAGTATTTGGGCAGAGAGCGTGGAAGGAAAGGGAACGACTGTTCAATTCACTCTTCCTTATGACCGGAGTGCAGAGGATGATTGGTCATGA